A window of Hevea brasiliensis isolate MT/VB/25A 57/8 chromosome 14, ASM3005281v1, whole genome shotgun sequence contains these coding sequences:
- the LOC110661278 gene encoding UDP-glycosyltransferase 76B1 codes for MQSIATTLHMEKPRESRMQQRKGVTLLLFPLPLQGHINPMLQLANILYSKGFSIIIIHTKFNSPNPSKYPHFTFRSIPDGLFEHETSTADVVHLVTLLNIKCIRSFHDSLIKLLLDVKEEPIACLITDADWYFTQAVADSMKLPRLVLRTSNISSFLVYAALPLLLEKGYIPIKDSQLEEPVPELPPLKVKDLPGVKTRDVEDFYHLLAELVNETKASSGLIWNSFEDLEQVELSALCKDFPIPIFTIGPFHKYFPATSSSLLTQDKSCISWLDKKAPNSVLYVSFGSIADINEAEFLEIAWGLANSNQPFLWVVRPGLVLGSEWIEPLPHGFLEKLGGRGCIVKWAPQQEVLAHPAIGGFWTHNGWNSTLEGICEGVPMICHPIFGDQRINARYVADIWRIGLHLEYKLERGVIERAIKRLLVEAEGQEMRKRIMTLKEKVEHCLKQGGSSYESLERLTSYILSLQPLSSH; via the exons ATGCAAAGTATAGCAACTACACTACATATGGAGAAGCCAAGAGAGTCTCGCATGCAACAAAGGAAGGGCGTCACTCTATTACTCTTTCCACTACCACTGCAAGGCCACATAAACCCTATGCTTCAACTTGCCAACATACTCTACTCTAAAGGGTTCTCCATCATCATAATTCATACCAAATTCAACTCTCCAAATCCTTCCAAATACCCTCATTTCACCTTCCGTTCCATCCCAGATGGCTTGTTCGAACACGAAACTTCCACTGCAGATGTTGTGCATTTAGTTACACTGCTCAATATCAAGTGTATTAGATCATTTCATGATagtttgattaaattgttgttgGATGTTAAGGAGGAGCCTATTGCTTGCTTGATCACAGATGCTGACTGGTACTTCACTCAAGCTGTTGCTGATAGTATGAAGCTCCCAAGGCTTGTGTTACGCACCAGCAATATTTCTTCCTTTCTTGTTTATGCTGCTTTGCCACTTCTGCTGGAAAAGGGTTATATCcccatcaaag ATTCTCAATTAGAAGAGCCAGTGCCAGAGCTTCCCCCACTTAAGGTGAAAGATCTTCCAGGAGTCAAAACAAGGGATGTGGAGGATTTTTATCATTTACTAGCAGAATTAGTGAATGAAACCAAGGCCTCTTCAGGATTAATTTGGAACTCTTTTGAAGACCTTGAGCAAGTTGAACTAAGTGCACTATGTAAGGACTTTCCGATTCCaatcttcacaataggtccattTCACAAGTACTTTCCAGCCACTTCAAGTAGCTTACTAACACAAGACAAAAGTTGCATTTCTTGGCTGGACAAGAAAGCCCCAAACTCTGTACTCTATGTGAGCTTTGGGAGTATTGCAGATATAAATGAGGCTGAATTTCTGGAGATAGCTTGGGGACTAGCCAATAGCAATCAGCCCTTCTTGTGGGTGGTTCGACCTGGATTAGTCCTTGGGTCAGAATGGATTGAACCATTGCCTCATGGATTCCTGGAGAAGTTAGGTGGAAGAGGGTGTATTGTCAAATGGGCTCCTCAGCAGGAAGTGCTAGCACATCCTGCCATTGGAGGGTTTTGGACACATAATGGGTGGAATTCTACATTGGAGGGTATATGTGAGGGTGTTCCTATGATTTGTCACCCTATATTTGGAGACCAAAGGATAAATGCAAGGTATGTGGCAGACATTTGGAGAATTGGGTTGCATTTAGAGTATAAACTAGAACGAGGGGTGATAGAGAGAGCTATTAAAAGATTACTGGTAGAAGCAGAGGGACAGGAAATGAGAAAGAGAATAATGACTTTGAAGGAGAAGGTGGAGCATTGCCTGAAACAAGGAGGTTCTTCATATGAATCTCTAGAGAGATTGACAAGTTATATTCTGTCATTGCAGCCTTTGAGTTCTCATTGA